A single region of the Branchiostoma lanceolatum isolate klBraLanc5 chromosome 1, klBraLanc5.hap2, whole genome shotgun sequence genome encodes:
- the LOC136422750 gene encoding uncharacterized protein: MATNSSCSEYGYLSNGILYVILHVSRSLPLTHPPLTHTPLTHPPLTHSPHAPSPQVSSPHSHSPHAPSPHPPPSLNLPSRTLPSLTLPSHTLPSSILPSLTLPSRTLPPHSTSPHSTSPHAPSPQTPSPHTPFPHAPSPHSHTQITQHSLTQSPLTHPSSLLLPSRTLPSLTHPNHATFLPAICPHAPLLTPAPLTHPPSSTLPSCKLPFTSLPLTLSPPPLTPPHLTSHPSLHNPSPHTPTPHNPAPHIPAPHPSSPHTPSPHVPAPHVPAPHIPAPHTPSHPSSRFFLTPLSLTHNLCILFPKLIGDYQIDFLTSVPSYLQVEL, from the exons atgGCTACAA ATTCAAGTTGTTCGGAATATGGGTATCTTAGTAATGGAATCTTATATGTTATTTTGCATGTTTCAAGGTCCCTTCCCCTCACGCACCCTCCCCTCACTCACACTCCCCTCACGCACCCTCCCCTCACTCACTCCCCTCACGCACCCTCCCCTCAAGTATCCTCCCCTCACTCACACTCCCCTCACGCACCCTCCCCTCACCCACCCCCCTCACTCAACCTCCCCTCACGCACCCTCCCCTCACTCACACTCCCCTCACACACCCTCCCCTCAAGTATCCTCCCCTCACTCACACTCCCCTCACGCACCCTCCCCCCTCACTCAACCTCCCCTCACTCAACCTCCCCTCACGCACCCTCCCCTCAAACACCCTCCCCTCACACACCCTTCCCTCACGCACCCTCCCCTCACTCACACACCCAAATCACGCAACATTCCCTCACGCAATCTCCCCTCACGCACCCCTCCTCACTCCTGCTCCCCTCACGCACCCTCCCCTCACTCACACACCCAAATCACGCAACATTCCTTCCAGCAATCTGCCCTCACGCACCCCTCCTCACTCCTGCTCCCCTCACGCATCCTCCCTCAAGTACCCTCCCCTCATGCAAACTACCATTCACATCCCTGCCCCTCACTCTCTCACCCCCTCCCCTCACACcccctcacctcac CTCACACCCCTCCCTTCACAACCCCTCACCTCACACCCCCACACCTCACAACCCTGCACCTCACATCCCTGCACCTCACCCCTCCTCCCCTCACACTCCCTCACCTCACGTCCCTGCACCTCACGTCCCTGCACCTCACATCCCTGCACCTCACACCCCTTCACACCCCTCCTCACGTTTCTTCCTCACaccactctcactcactcacaactTATGCATACTATTCCCCAAACTTATAGGTGACTATCAAATAGACTTTTTGACTTCAGTTCCCAGCTATCTTCAAGTGGAACTTTAA